A region of Planococcus sp. MSAK28401 DNA encodes the following proteins:
- a CDS encoding YqcI/YcgG family protein → MQTTIPTLLTKEDFTNRHDLPDWLLREYKTFHETVTDKTFPCYFGRSGELKSELRYAYISQDDWSNLPGAVAEFLTLFEDPKHKRHGLFVFVEPFENEGPLDAYRKQFWEILQYLHDMDDTEWPEQAPRDPDHYLWDFNFKGEPIFIFGNAPAYKQRRTRHLGNSMVLGFQPRRIFEGLTGTEKGGIMSREKVRERVEKWDELPTHPDISHFGDPEHNEWKQFFIGDDVEPVKGKCPFSHKEL, encoded by the coding sequence ATGCAAACGACCATACCTACTTTATTGACAAAAGAAGATTTCACAAACCGCCACGACTTGCCCGACTGGTTGCTGCGCGAATATAAAACCTTTCATGAAACGGTTACAGACAAGACCTTCCCGTGTTATTTCGGCAGAAGCGGCGAGTTGAAAAGTGAGCTGCGCTATGCATACATAAGCCAAGACGATTGGTCAAACTTGCCTGGAGCCGTTGCGGAATTTTTGACTTTATTCGAAGACCCGAAACATAAGCGGCATGGGCTGTTTGTGTTTGTGGAACCATTTGAAAACGAAGGGCCGCTAGATGCTTACCGCAAGCAGTTCTGGGAGATACTGCAGTATCTTCATGATATGGACGATACCGAATGGCCGGAACAAGCGCCGCGGGATCCGGATCATTATTTATGGGATTTCAACTTCAAAGGGGAGCCCATTTTCATCTTTGGCAACGCTCCTGCCTATAAACAGCGCCGCACGCGCCACCTTGGCAATTCGATGGTGCTCGGGTTCCAGCCAAGAAGGATTTTCGAAGGGCTGACGGGGACCGAAAAAGGCGGCATCATGTCGCGCGAGAAGGTAAGGGAACGTGTTGAGAAATGGGATGAATTGCCGACCCATCCAGACATTAGCCATTTTGGCGACCCTGAACATAATGAATGGAAGCAGTTCTTCATCGGGGATGATGTTGAGCCGGTCAAAGGCAAATGCCCGTTTTCCCATAAAGAACTTTAA
- a CDS encoding two pore domain potassium channel family protein, protein MDQFYLLIGIIIVVLTLIDFIWTTLWVDGGAGPLTHKLTSAYWTLHKQVSRNNSKFLSLAGPIILVSTLATWIFLLWAGWTFIFASSDMIVDTKDGGPLSWVEYAYFAGYLIFTLGNGEFSPDDGIWQIVAIFATGTGMLFITFGVTYLLQVLSAVSEKRSLASSISGIAMDPASFVNKSWNGKNFDNLNLLLDTFANELSDAVSKYNAYPVLHYYRSSTHDRSLPVNIVVLDESLTFLKHGIPEDIQPNALLMQELSSTITSYLDTLHSSSIDASTVVPPHQVLANLDGTIPTIDAESYEKTMESFELRRRKLLGLVEMTGEEWPGTANDLE, encoded by the coding sequence ATGGATCAGTTTTATCTACTTATCGGCATCATCATCGTCGTCCTCACACTGATCGATTTCATCTGGACGACTTTATGGGTCGATGGCGGCGCCGGCCCATTGACCCATAAGCTCACTTCCGCCTACTGGACGCTCCATAAGCAAGTGAGCCGGAATAACTCGAAATTCCTGAGCCTCGCGGGGCCGATTATTTTGGTCTCCACCTTGGCGACATGGATTTTCCTATTATGGGCAGGCTGGACGTTCATTTTTGCCAGTTCCGACATGATCGTCGATACTAAGGACGGCGGGCCCTTGTCGTGGGTTGAATATGCTTATTTTGCAGGCTACTTAATCTTTACACTCGGCAACGGCGAGTTCTCCCCGGATGATGGCATCTGGCAGATCGTAGCAATCTTTGCGACCGGTACCGGCATGCTATTCATTACCTTCGGCGTGACTTATTTGCTGCAAGTGCTGAGCGCCGTGTCAGAAAAACGCTCGCTTGCCTCGAGCATTAGCGGCATTGCAATGGATCCCGCTTCCTTTGTCAACAAGTCATGGAACGGGAAGAATTTCGACAACCTCAATCTATTGCTCGATACGTTCGCGAATGAATTAAGCGATGCCGTATCAAAATACAACGCTTACCCCGTACTCCATTATTACCGCAGCTCGACGCATGACCGTTCACTGCCGGTTAATATCGTCGTACTTGATGAATCATTGACTTTCTTGAAGCATGGCATACCGGAGGATATTCAGCCTAATGCTTTATTGATGCAGGAACTCTCAAGCACCATCACCAGTTATTTGGATACCTTGCATAGCTCATCCATCGATGCATCCACCGTGGTTCCGCCCCATCAAGTGCTGGCAAATCTCGATGGGACGATCCCAACAATTGATGCAGAAAGCTATGAAAAAACGATGGAATCATTTGAACTGCGCAGAAGAAAGCTTCTCGGCCTCGTGGAAATGACAGGCGAAGAGTGGCCAGGCACAGCAAACGACCTTGAATGA